One Pseudomonas tolaasii NCPPB 2192 genomic window carries:
- a CDS encoding glyceraldehyde-3-phosphate dehydrogenase yields the protein MWKVPVTQKPDQCLGEWIDREALAEAMIPLIGQLYRNNNVVSSIYGRSLINQSVIAILKAHRFARHRSADDSELSVHETFPLLKAMSELKLGAASVDLGKLAYKFRNEGNGRSAEQFVREEMADVVGQQNAAARKGTDVVLYGFGRIGRLLARILVEKTGGGDGLRLRAIVVRKGAENDLTKRASLLRRDSVHGPFNGTIVIDEENNTITANGNLIQVIYAKNPSEVDYTQYGIKDALLVDNTGVWRDAEGLGQHLACPGIDRVVLTAPGKGKLKNIVHGINHAEITADDKIVSAASCTTNAIVPVLKAVNDKFGIVNGHVETVHSYTNDQNLIDNFHKGDRRGRSAALNMVITETGAATAAAKALPELAGKLTGNAIRVPTPNVSMAILNLNLEKAATREEMNEYLRYMALHSDLHKQIDFVNSQEVVSTDFVGSRHAGVVDAEATITQDNRVVLYVWYDNEFGYSCQVVRVMEDMAGVNPPSFPR from the coding sequence ATGTGGAAGGTTCCCGTGACTCAGAAGCCCGACCAGTGTCTTGGTGAATGGATCGACCGTGAAGCACTCGCTGAAGCGATGATTCCGCTTATCGGTCAGCTGTACCGCAATAACAATGTGGTGAGCTCGATCTATGGCCGCAGCCTGATCAACCAGTCTGTCATCGCGATTCTCAAAGCGCATCGCTTTGCGCGTCACCGTTCTGCCGACGACAGCGAACTCTCCGTCCACGAAACATTCCCGCTGCTCAAAGCCATGAGCGAGCTAAAGCTCGGCGCGGCTTCGGTAGACCTGGGCAAGCTGGCCTACAAATTCCGCAACGAAGGCAACGGCCGCAGCGCCGAGCAGTTCGTGCGTGAAGAGATGGCCGATGTGGTGGGTCAGCAAAACGCTGCCGCCCGCAAAGGCACTGACGTTGTGCTGTACGGTTTCGGTCGTATCGGCCGTCTGCTGGCGCGCATCCTGGTTGAAAAAACCGGCGGCGGCGACGGCCTGCGTCTGCGCGCCATCGTGGTACGCAAAGGCGCCGAGAACGACCTGACCAAGCGCGCCAGCCTGCTGCGTCGCGACTCGGTACACGGTCCGTTCAACGGCACCATCGTCATCGACGAAGAAAACAACACCATCACCGCCAACGGTAACCTGATTCAGGTGATCTACGCGAAGAACCCGTCCGAGGTGGATTACACCCAGTACGGCATCAAGGACGCCCTACTGGTGGACAACACCGGCGTGTGGCGTGACGCCGAGGGCCTGGGCCAGCACCTGGCCTGCCCGGGTATCGACCGCGTTGTCCTGACCGCACCGGGCAAGGGCAAGCTGAAAAACATCGTCCACGGCATCAACCATGCCGAAATCACCGCTGACGACAAGATCGTGTCCGCCGCTTCCTGCACCACCAACGCCATCGTGCCGGTGCTGAAAGCTGTAAATGACAAGTTCGGTATCGTTAACGGCCATGTTGAGACCGTTCACTCGTACACCAACGACCAGAACCTGATCGACAACTTCCACAAAGGCGATCGCCGTGGCCGCAGCGCCGCGCTGAACATGGTAATCACTGAAACCGGTGCTGCCACCGCTGCGGCCAAGGCCCTGCCTGAGCTGGCCGGCAAGCTGACCGGTAACGCGATCCGCGTTCCGACGCCTAACGTGTCGATGGCCATTCTCAACCTGAACCTTGAGAAAGCCGCCACCCGTGAAGAGATGAACGAGTACCTGCGCTACATGGCGCTGCACTCCGATCTGCACAAGCAAATCGACTTCGTCAACTCGCAGGAAGTGGTCTCCACCGACTTCGTGGGCTCGCGCCACGCCGGTGTGGTGGACGCCGAGGCGACCATCACCCAGGACAACCGCGTTGTGCTGTACGTGTGGTACGACAACGAGTTCGGTTACAGCTGCCAGGTGGTTCGCGTGATGGAAGACATGGCTGGGGTCAACCCGCCATCTTTCCCGCGCTAA
- a CDS encoding MFS transporter, which yields MSTSTGKGKAIFRVVSGNFLEMFDFMVYGFYATAIAKTFFPSDSAFASLMLSLATFGAGFLMRPLGAIFLGAYIDRHGRKKGLVITLALMAAGTILIACVPGYATLGVAAPLLVLFGRLLQGFSAGVELGGVSVYLAEIATPGRKGFFVSWQSASQQAAVVFAGLLGVGLNHWLSPQDMGDWGWRVPFLIGCLIVPVIFVIRRSLEETPEFQARKHRPTLQEIVRSIGQNFGVVIAGMALVVMTTVSFYLITAYTPTFGKAELHLSDFDALLVTVCVGISNFIWLPVMGAVSDKIGRKPLLLGATILAILTAYPALSWLVANPSFSHLLIVLLWLSFLYGSYNGAMVVALTEIMPIEVRTTGFSLAYSLATATFGGFTPAACTYLIHVLDNKAAPGIWLSGAAVLGLIATLVLFKGNRHELRTAQASVVGGA from the coding sequence ATGTCCACATCAACGGGCAAGGGCAAGGCGATTTTTCGCGTTGTCAGCGGTAACTTCCTCGAAATGTTCGACTTCATGGTCTACGGCTTCTACGCCACGGCCATTGCCAAAACCTTCTTTCCCAGCGACAGCGCCTTTGCCTCGCTGATGCTGTCCCTGGCGACCTTCGGCGCAGGTTTCCTGATGCGGCCGCTGGGCGCAATCTTCCTCGGCGCTTATATCGACCGTCACGGCCGCAAAAAAGGCCTGGTGATCACCCTCGCCCTGATGGCCGCCGGCACCATCCTTATTGCTTGCGTGCCGGGCTACGCCACGTTGGGTGTGGCCGCGCCGCTGCTGGTGTTATTTGGCCGGCTGTTGCAGGGTTTCTCTGCCGGCGTCGAGCTGGGCGGTGTGTCGGTGTACCTGGCGGAAATCGCCACACCGGGCCGCAAGGGCTTCTTCGTCAGCTGGCAGTCTGCGAGCCAACAAGCGGCGGTGGTATTCGCGGGTTTGCTCGGCGTAGGCCTGAACCACTGGCTCAGCCCGCAAGACATGGGCGACTGGGGCTGGCGCGTGCCCTTCCTGATCGGTTGCCTGATCGTGCCGGTGATCTTCGTGATTCGCCGCTCACTGGAAGAAACCCCTGAATTCCAGGCACGTAAACATCGGCCTACCCTGCAGGAAATTGTGCGCTCCATCGGTCAGAACTTTGGCGTGGTCATCGCGGGCATGGCGCTGGTGGTCATGACCACTGTGTCGTTCTACCTGATCACCGCCTACACCCCCACCTTCGGCAAGGCCGAGCTGCACCTGTCCGACTTTGACGCGCTGCTGGTGACGGTGTGCGTGGGCATTTCCAATTTTATCTGGCTGCCGGTGATGGGCGCGGTGTCCGACAAGATCGGACGTAAACCCCTGCTGCTCGGCGCGACGATTCTGGCGATCCTCACCGCCTATCCAGCACTGTCGTGGCTGGTGGCCAACCCGAGTTTCAGCCATTTGCTGATTGTGCTGCTGTGGCTGTCGTTCCTGTATGGCTCGTACAACGGGGCGATGGTGGTGGCGCTGACCGAGATCATGCCGATTGAGGTGCGCACTACCGGGTTCTCGCTGGCCTACAGCCTGGCGACGGCGACCTTCGGCGGGTTTACCCCGGCGGCCTGCACCTATTTGATCCATGTGCTGGATAACAAGGCAGCGCCGGGGATCTGGCTGAGTGGTGCGGCAGTGCTGGGGTTGATTGCGACATTGGTGCTGTTTAAAGGCAATCGGCATGAGCTGAGGACGGCGCAGGCTTCTGTAGTCGGTGGCGCCTGA
- a CDS encoding chalcone isomerase family protein, producing the protein MRHVVFCLMLILSITVQASEADRLKQAGFPAQSHELLLKNQTVLIYLWADVYAAALYAPANLSAKQAWDQQKDLRLALYYFRDIDRSDVIKAATTALERQQTSATLARLKPELDQLHARFRDIRSGDRYALDFRPGRGFNLEIDDQVVFSSRNDDLAKVYLGIWLAPKGLSDNLRNTLLN; encoded by the coding sequence ATGCGGCATGTGGTTTTCTGTTTAATGTTGATCTTGTCGATCACGGTGCAGGCCAGTGAAGCGGACCGGCTCAAACAGGCCGGTTTTCCTGCCCAATCCCACGAACTGTTGCTGAAAAACCAGACGGTGCTGATCTACCTTTGGGCGGATGTGTACGCCGCCGCGTTGTACGCCCCGGCCAACCTCAGTGCGAAGCAGGCCTGGGACCAGCAAAAAGACCTGCGCCTGGCGTTGTATTACTTTCGCGACATCGACCGCAGCGACGTGATCAAGGCAGCCACCACCGCCCTCGAACGCCAGCAAACAAGTGCCACCCTCGCCCGCCTGAAGCCAGAACTGGATCAACTGCACGCCCGCTTTCGGGACATCCGCAGTGGCGATCGCTATGCCCTGGATTTTCGCCCCGGTCGCGGCTTTAACCTTGAGATCGATGACCAGGTGGTGTTCAGCAGCCGCAATGATGACCTGGCGAAGGTTTACCTCGGTATCTGGCTCGCGCCCAAAGGCCTGTCAGACAACCTGCGCAACACCCTCCTGAATTAA
- the sthA gene encoding Si-specific NAD(P)(+) transhydrogenase: protein MAVYNYDVVVLGSGPAGEGAAMNAAKAGRKVAMVDSRRQVGGNCTHLGTIPSKALRHSVRQIMQFNTNPMFRAIGEPRWFSFPDVLKSAEKVISKQVASRTGYYARNRVDLFFGTGSFADEQTVEVVCSNGVVEKLVAKHIIIATGSRPYRPADIDFHHPRIYDSDTILSLGHTPRKLIIYGAGVIGCEYASIFSGLGVLVELVDNRDQLLSFLDSEISQALSYHFSNNNITVRHNEEYERVEGLDNGVILHLKSGKKIKADALLWCNGRTGNTDKLGMENIGVKVNSRGQIEVDENYRTCVPNIYGAGDVIGWPSLASAAHDQGRSAAGSIVDNGSWRYVNDVPTGIYTIPEISSIGKNEHELTKAKVPYEVGKAFFKSMARAQIAGEPQGMLKILFHRETLEVLGVHCFGYQASEIVHIGQAIMNQPGEQNTLKYFVNTTFNYPTMAEAYRVAAYDGLNRLF from the coding sequence ATGGCTGTCTACAACTACGACGTGGTGGTACTGGGTTCCGGCCCGGCTGGAGAAGGTGCGGCAATGAATGCCGCCAAAGCGGGGCGCAAGGTGGCGATGGTCGATAGCCGTCGCCAGGTCGGCGGTAACTGCACCCACCTGGGTACCATCCCGTCCAAGGCCTTGCGTCACTCCGTGCGCCAGATCATGCAGTTCAACACCAACCCGATGTTCCGGGCCATTGGCGAGCCGCGTTGGTTCTCGTTCCCGGACGTGTTGAAAAGCGCCGAGAAAGTCATCTCCAAGCAAGTGGCGTCGCGCACCGGCTACTACGCGCGCAACCGTGTCGACCTGTTCTTCGGCACCGGCAGCTTCGCCGATGAGCAAACGGTCGAAGTCGTGTGCTCCAACGGTGTGGTCGAGAAACTGGTGGCCAAGCACATCATCATTGCCACCGGTTCGCGCCCGTATCGCCCGGCCGATATCGATTTCCACCACCCGCGTATCTACGATAGCGACACCATCCTGAGCCTGGGCCACACTCCGCGCAAACTGATAATCTATGGCGCCGGCGTGATCGGCTGTGAATACGCTTCGATCTTCAGCGGCCTGGGCGTGCTGGTCGAGCTGGTGGATAACCGCGACCAGTTGCTGAGCTTCCTCGACTCGGAAATTTCCCAGGCGTTGAGCTACCACTTCAGCAACAACAACATCACCGTGCGCCACAACGAAGAGTACGAGCGGGTCGAAGGCCTGGACAACGGGGTGATCCTGCACCTCAAGTCCGGTAAGAAGATCAAGGCCGACGCCTTGTTGTGGTGCAACGGCCGTACCGGCAACACCGACAAGCTGGGCATGGAGAACATCGGGGTCAAGGTCAACAGCCGTGGCCAGATCGAGGTGGACGAGAACTACCGCACTTGCGTGCCGAACATCTACGGCGCCGGCGACGTGATCGGCTGGCCGAGCCTGGCCAGTGCCGCCCATGACCAGGGCCGTTCGGCGGCCGGCAGCATCGTCGACAATGGCAGCTGGCGTTATGTGAACGACGTGCCGACCGGGATCTACACCATTCCCGAGATCAGCTCGATCGGCAAGAACGAGCACGAACTGACCAAGGCCAAGGTGCCTTATGAAGTGGGCAAGGCGTTCTTCAAGAGCATGGCGCGTGCGCAGATCGCCGGTGAGCCGCAAGGCATGCTGAAGATTCTGTTCCACCGCGAAACCCTGGAAGTCCTCGGCGTGCACTGCTTCGGCTACCAGGCCTCGGAGATCGTGCACATCGGCCAGGCCATCATGAACCAGCCGGGTGAGCAAAATACCCTCAAGTATTTCGTGAACACCACGTTCAACTACCCGACCATGGCTGAAGCCTATCGGGTAGCGGCCTACGACGGCCTCAACCGGCTTTTTTGA
- a CDS encoding glycerophosphodiester phosphodiesterase: protein MTLIYGHRGAKGEAPENTLTSFQECLKHGVRRCELDLHLSMDGELMVIHDPTLKRTTDRRGKVVEYSAADLMKMDARKGGPGWVKPCPIPRLEALFEQCDFDHWQLEVKSASRTRAATTVLAIREMAVRHGLMDKVTVTSSSREVLKAAVELTPDLSRGLVAEYAWLDPLKVAQNYGCEILALNWTLCTPERLEKAQRQGLHVSVWTVNEPALMRRLADFGVDSLITDFPGLATATLENY from the coding sequence GTGACCCTGATTTACGGCCACCGCGGTGCCAAAGGCGAAGCACCGGAAAACACCCTGACCAGCTTTCAGGAGTGCCTCAAGCACGGCGTACGCCGCTGCGAACTGGATTTGCACCTGTCCATGGACGGCGAGTTGATGGTCATCCACGACCCGACCCTCAAGCGCACCACCGACCGGCGCGGCAAGGTCGTCGAGTATTCGGCGGCGGACCTGATGAAGATGGACGCGCGCAAAGGTGGCCCCGGCTGGGTCAAGCCGTGCCCGATTCCGCGTCTGGAAGCGTTGTTTGAGCAGTGTGATTTCGATCACTGGCAGTTGGAAGTCAAAAGCGCTTCGCGCACCCGCGCAGCAACTACCGTGCTGGCGATTCGCGAAATGGCGGTGCGCCATGGGTTGATGGACAAGGTCACCGTGACCTCAAGTTCGCGGGAAGTGCTCAAAGCGGCGGTGGAACTCACCCCTGACCTGTCACGCGGGCTGGTGGCCGAATACGCCTGGCTCGACCCACTGAAGGTCGCGCAAAACTACGGCTGTGAAATTCTGGCGTTGAACTGGACGTTGTGCACCCCCGAGCGTCTGGAAAAAGCCCAGCGCCAGGGCTTGCACGTATCCGTGTGGACGGTCAACGAACCTGCGCTGATGCGCAGGCTCGCCGACTTCGGCGTAGATAGCCTGATTACAGACTTTCCCGGTTTGGCCACTGCCACCCTCGAGAATTACTGA